The Coffea arabica cultivar ET-39 chromosome 3c, Coffea Arabica ET-39 HiFi, whole genome shotgun sequence genome contains a region encoding:
- the LOC113735715 gene encoding uncharacterized protein — protein sequence MWRIFAFDLSVINPAVIVLHLHLQDYQPVSFHEDRPLQDMIEDERLHRTMLTEFFAMNRTNKQAEDLNLLYKEFPQYFVWDEDNRIWYARKRGQIIGHVTTTHPIEGERYYLRMLLMHVRRPKSFTDLKTVNGFIACSFKRAAEIRGLLQIDNGAEQCLSEAAIYKMPSSLRQLFAVILIYCPPSNPKNLWDKFYDSLSEDIAIQSFLSEEQTKAKVLHLIDEYLQIMGKNIADFGFSQLTSTMSFAAITKEIEAEYTIPISEEDLAASSMLNHAQRGGGGVVTNVPAAFFIDGPGGTGKSFLYKALLATVRSRGDIALATTTSRAAASILPGGRTAHFCFKIPLQQEINSTCNISKQSAISKLVQLAWLIIWDEAAMAKKYAIESFDRLLKDLLSFDSIFSGKVIVFCGDFQQTLPVVRKGQREDYISTSLVNSYLWPHLEKIRLTENMRARSDPSFSDFLLKIGDRTEPTILVNKIKLPSSMLIPFIDDTTSLNLLINTVYASLFDFLTSSSAVTNRAILSTTNETDQEVNQILIQRFPGQETRYISFDQTLDPTKQADHGDFLNSIQPPGLPPHELILKPMCPVILLRNLNPAQGLCNGTRLICLNFDKNVIHAEIFVGIHIGKHVFIPRIPLHSSNDESYPIPFKRTQFPISLCFAMTINKSQGQTLDFVGIYLKEPVFSHGQLYVALSRAKTSANVKILLRPVTVHSTETSYTRNIVYHEILAAAADT from the exons ATGTGGAGAATCTTCGCTTTTGATCTCAGTGTCATTAATCCAGCTGTTATTGTTCTCCATTTACATCTACAAGATTATCAGCCAGTGTCCTTCCATGAAGATAGACCATTGCAAGATATGATTGAAGATGAAAGACTTCACCGAACAATGTTGACAGAATTCTTTGCTATGAATCGAACAAATAAGCAAGCTGAAGATCTCAATTTATTATATAAGGAGTTTCCTCAATATTTTGTCTGGGATGAAGATAATAGAATCTGGTATGCTCGAAAACGTGGACAAATCATTGGACATGTGACCACAACACATCCAATAGAAGGCGAGAGATATTATCTTAGAATGCTGCTGATGCATGTTCGAAGACCAAAATCCTTTACTGACCTCAAAACAGTAAATGGATTCATTGCTTGTTCATTCAAAAGAGCTGCAGAAATTCGAGGATTATTACAGATTGACAATGGAGCGGAGCAATGTCTATCAGAAGCCGCCATATACAAGATGCCATCATCTCTCAGGCAACTGTTTGCTGTTATTTTGATATATTGTCCACCGAGCAATCCAAAAAACCTTTGGGACAAATTTTATGACTCCCTATCAGAAGACATAGCAATTCAGTCATTCCTATCAGAGGAACAAACAAAAGCAAAGGTTCTTCATCTTATTGATGAATATTTACAAATAATGGGAAAGAATATAGCAGATTTTGGATTCTCACAATTAACTTCAACAATGTCTTTCGCTGCTatcacaaaagaaattgaaGCAGAATACACAATTCCCATTTCTGAAGAAGATTTAGCAGCTTCATCGATGCTCAATCATGCTCAAAGAG ggggaggtggggtcgtcacaaatgtTCCAGCTGCATTCTTCATTGACGGACCTGGAGGCACTGGGAAGTCCTTTTTATATAAGGCTTTGCTTGCAACTGTTAGATCAAGGGGAGATATTGCCTTGGCAACAACAACATCTAGAGCTGCAGCATCAATTCTTCCTGGAGGTCGGACTGCCCATTTTTGTTTTAAGATACCTCTTCAGCAAGAAATTAACAGCACCTGCAATATTTCCAAACAAAGTGCCATCAGTAAATTAGTTCAACTTGCATGGCTAATAATCTGGGATGAAGCAGCAATGGCCAAAAAATATGCCATTGAATCCTTTGACAGATTATTGAAAGATTTGCTCAGTTTTGACTCCATCTTTAGTGGAAAAGTAATTGTTTTTTGTGGAGACTTTCAACAAACTTTGCCAGTGGTTAGAAAAGGGCAACGAGAAGATTACATCTCTACATCCCTTGTCAATTCTTACCTGTGGCCTCATCTGGAAAAGATCCGACTCACTGAAAATATGAGAGCACGGTCAGATCCCtcattttctgatttcttgTTGAAAATAGGAGATAGAACAGAgccaactattctagttaacaaaATCAAACTTCCATCTTCAATGCTTATACCTTTTATTGATGATACAACCTCATTAAACCTTCTAATAAATACTGTGTATGCATCcttgtttgactttttaacCAGCAGCTCTGCAGTTACTAACAGAGCTATTTTGAGTACAACAAATGAGACTGATCAAGAAGTCAATCAAATTTTGATTCAAAGATTTCCAGGACAAGAAACCAGATACATCAGTTTTGATCAAACGCTTGATCCAACAAAACAAGCTGATCATGGAGATTTCTTAAATTCCATTCAGCCTCCTGGATTGCCCCCACATGAACTAATTTTGAAACCAATGTGCCCAGTCATCCTTCTTAGAAATCTTAACCCTGCACAAGGTTTATGCAATGGAACACGTCTCATTTGTTTAAATTTTGATAAGAATGTAATACATGCTGAAATTTTTGTTGGTATTCATATTGGCAAGCATGTTTTCATTCCTCGTATTCCATTGCACAGTTCGAATGATGAATCTTATCCAATACCCTTCAAACGAACTCAGTTTCCAATTTCATTATGCTTTGCTATGACAATCAACAAGTCACAGGGACAAACACTTGATTTTGTTGGAATATACTTAAAGGAACCTGTGTTTTCACATGGACAATTATATGTTGCATTGTCTAGAGCAAAAACCTCAGCAAATGTGAAAATCTTGCTAAGACCCGTTACTGTCCATTCTACAGAAACCAGTTATACTCGAAATATTGTTTATCACGAAATCCTAGCTGCTGCTGCTGATACTTGA